The proteins below come from a single Dinghuibacter silviterrae genomic window:
- a CDS encoding FtsB family cell division protein, with protein sequence MLKRIPKWLKNRYLLTTAAFVLWVSFFDRNDLFTQGERARDLRTLQKSKTYYTTQIEAAKRELDQMTHDPSALEKFAREKYRMKKDNEDEFTIDDAPSKNAQ encoded by the coding sequence ATGTTGAAGCGGATCCCGAAATGGCTCAAAAACCGGTACCTCCTCACGACGGCCGCGTTTGTGTTGTGGGTGAGTTTTTTTGACAGGAACGACCTGTTTACGCAAGGAGAGCGGGCCAGGGATCTGAGGACCCTTCAAAAAAGCAAGACTTACTATACCACGCAGATAGAAGCCGCTAAAAGGGAATTGGACCAGATGACCCACGATCCGTCCGCCCTGGAAAAATTCGCCCGTGAGAAATACCGTATGAAAAAAGACAACGAGGACGAATTTACGATCGACGACGCCCCCTCAAAAAACGCGCAATAG
- a CDS encoding ATP-binding cassette domain-containing protein — protein sequence MSISVQHLTKRYGEQTAVNDLSFSVGQGEIVGFLGPNGAGKSTTMKIITGYLDADEGSVEVMGRRVRDNPLETKKVIGYLPEANPLYYDMYVKEYLHFIADVHHLGKDTRGRIDEAITLTGLTPEYKKTIGTLSKGYKQRVGLAAALLHHPGVLILDEPTSGLDPNQIIEIRELIRNLGKNKTVLFSSHILQEVEALCDRVIIINKGNLVADARLAELRSAGSGKDEVTLVIKESVPASVFEAEPLIEQCRMKGEGHWTLTTVSSTELKKRLLELSLQNNWNIVSLHSESGSLEAIFRSLTSN from the coding sequence ATGTCCATTTCCGTTCAACACCTGACGAAGCGTTATGGCGAACAAACCGCCGTAAACGACCTGTCTTTTTCAGTAGGCCAGGGTGAGATCGTCGGATTCCTTGGCCCGAACGGGGCCGGCAAGTCCACGACCATGAAGATCATCACGGGTTACCTCGACGCAGACGAGGGGTCGGTGGAGGTCATGGGCCGCCGGGTCCGGGACAACCCGCTCGAAACAAAGAAGGTCATCGGGTACCTTCCCGAAGCCAATCCACTCTATTATGATATGTACGTCAAAGAATACCTGCACTTTATTGCCGACGTACACCACCTGGGCAAAGACACCAGGGGAAGAATAGACGAAGCGATCACGCTGACCGGTCTGACACCCGAATATAAAAAAACCATCGGCACGCTTTCCAAAGGATACAAACAAAGGGTAGGCCTTGCCGCTGCCCTGCTCCACCATCCGGGTGTGCTCATCCTGGACGAACCCACGTCCGGTCTGGACCCAAACCAGATCATCGAGATCCGGGAGCTGATCCGCAACCTCGGCAAAAACAAAACGGTTCTTTTTTCCTCGCATATCCTTCAGGAAGTGGAAGCGCTGTGCGACCGCGTGATCATCATCAATAAAGGAAACCTGGTCGCCGACGCACGGCTGGCAGAGCTAAGAAGCGCCGGCAGCGGCAAGGACGAAGTAACCCTGGTCATCAAGGAATCCGTCCCCGCCTCCGTGTTTGAGGCCGAACCCCTGATCGAACAATGCCGGATGAAGGGCGAGGGACACTGGACGCTAACCACCGTTAGTTCGACCGAATTAAAGAAACGTTTACTGGAGCTCTCTTTGCAGAATAACTGGAACATTGTTTCTTTGCACAGCGAATCCGGCAGCCTGGAAGCCATCTTCAGGTCGCTGACATCAAATTAA
- the eno gene encoding phosphopyruvate hydratase, which produces MSYIAEVHARQILDSRGNPTVEVDVITEDGQMGRAAVPSGASTGKHEAVELRDGDKSVYMGKGVLKAVANVNDIIAGELIGMDASDQTGIDARMIELDGTENKAKLGANAILAVSMAVAKAGAAESGLPLYRYLGGVNSTVLPIPLMNILNGGVHADNKIDFQEFMIVPIGADTFSDGLRWGVEVFHHLKTVLKKKGYSTNVGDEGGFAPDIQSNEEAIETVLAAIEAAGYKAGSQIAIAMDAASSEMYQENGSYSFYKSSKKNLSREEMVAYWTDWANKYPIVSIEDGMAEDDWEGWKQLTDSIGRKVQLVGDDLFVTNVNRLSEGINQGIANSILIKVNQIGTITETINAVQLAQTNGYTTVMSHRSGETEDTTIADLAVALNCGQIKTGSASRTDRLAKYNQLIRIEEALGASGIYPKGLFKI; this is translated from the coding sequence ATGAGTTACATCGCAGAGGTACACGCCAGACAAATTTTAGACAGCCGGGGCAATCCCACTGTGGAAGTAGACGTCATCACCGAAGATGGCCAAATGGGACGGGCCGCCGTGCCGTCCGGAGCCTCCACCGGCAAACACGAAGCCGTCGAACTCAGGGACGGGGACAAAAGCGTATACATGGGCAAGGGCGTTTTGAAAGCCGTTGCCAACGTTAACGATATCATCGCCGGTGAACTCATCGGCATGGACGCCAGCGATCAGACCGGCATCGACGCCCGCATGATCGAACTGGACGGAACCGAAAACAAGGCCAAGCTGGGCGCCAATGCCATCCTGGCCGTGTCCATGGCCGTAGCCAAAGCCGGCGCCGCTGAAAGCGGGCTTCCGCTGTACCGCTACCTGGGTGGCGTCAACAGCACCGTACTGCCGATTCCCCTGATGAACATCCTCAACGGAGGGGTACACGCCGACAACAAGATCGACTTTCAGGAATTCATGATCGTTCCCATCGGCGCAGACACCTTTAGCGACGGCCTGCGCTGGGGTGTTGAGGTCTTCCACCACCTCAAGACCGTTCTGAAAAAGAAAGGCTACAGCACCAATGTAGGTGACGAAGGTGGTTTCGCACCGGACATCCAAAGCAACGAAGAAGCCATCGAAACCGTCCTGGCCGCCATCGAAGCCGCCGGCTACAAGGCAGGCTCCCAGATCGCCATCGCCATGGACGCCGCCAGCAGCGAAATGTACCAGGAGAACGGAAGCTATTCCTTCTATAAGAGCAGCAAGAAAAACCTCAGCCGCGAAGAAATGGTTGCCTACTGGACCGACTGGGCCAATAAATATCCCATCGTTTCCATCGAGGATGGCATGGCCGAAGACGACTGGGAAGGCTGGAAACAACTCACCGATTCCATCGGACGCAAGGTACAGCTCGTTGGTGACGACCTTTTCGTAACCAACGTCAACCGTCTTTCCGAAGGCATCAACCAGGGCATCGCCAACAGCATCCTCATCAAGGTCAACCAGATCGGTACCATCACCGAGACGATCAACGCCGTCCAGCTCGCCCAAACCAACGGCTACACCACGGTCATGAGCCACCGCAGCGGCGAAACCGAGGACACGACGATCGCCGACCTCGCCGTCGCCCTCAACTGCGGCCAGATCAAAACCGGCTCCGCGTCCCGCACCGACCGCCTGGCCAAATACAACCAGTTGATCCGCATCGAGGAAGCCCTCGGCGCTTCCGGGATCTATCCGAAAGGGCTGTTCAAAATCTAA
- a CDS encoding 2-oxoacid:acceptor oxidoreductase subunit alpha: MERHNEIVQDVVIKFAGDSGDGMQLTGSQFTNNTALLGIDLATFPDFPAEIRAPQGTLPGVSGFQLHFSSDRVYTPGDQYDVLVAMNAAAVKVNLKGLKKGGRIIVNEDGFDAKNLRLAGYPDGVNPLEDGSLDNYSVVKLDVTKMTREALKEYTLGTKEKDRAKNMFVLGYLYWMYNRNLDSTVSFLEEKFGKKEEILASNIKALKAGYHFGDTSETFTTRYQVQKARMEPGTYRSIMGNQALAYGLIAASQKSGLPLFLGTYPITPASDILHELSRYKNFGVRTFQAEDEIAGISAAIGAAYGGSLGVTTTSGPGMALKSEAMGLAVMLEIPLLIVDVQRGGPSTGLPTKTEQSDLLQAYYGRNGECPMPVVAASTPSDCFYAVYEAVRIAVQHMTPVIFLSDGYIANGAEPWKFPQSADLTPIEVAFKTDLAPGEEKFQPYLRDEKLVRPWAVPGTPGLEHRIGGLEKQNVTGAVSYDPENHQQMVRIREEKVDMVANYIPEQTLDSGPAKGKVLVLGWGSTYGAIKSAVQELLTDGKAVAHAHLRHMRPFPRNVGHMLEQYETVLIPEINNGQLIKIIRDKYLIDAKGFHKTMGIPITKAELVTEIKKYL, from the coding sequence ATGGAACGACATAATGAAATCGTACAGGATGTGGTGATCAAATTCGCGGGCGACTCCGGGGATGGTATGCAGCTGACGGGGAGTCAGTTTACGAACAATACCGCCCTGCTGGGGATCGACCTGGCCACCTTTCCCGACTTCCCGGCGGAGATAAGGGCACCCCAGGGGACCTTGCCCGGGGTGAGTGGATTTCAACTTCATTTTTCGAGTGATAGAGTATATACTCCTGGGGATCAATACGATGTGTTGGTAGCCATGAATGCCGCCGCGGTCAAGGTCAACCTCAAGGGGCTCAAAAAGGGCGGCCGGATCATCGTCAACGAGGACGGTTTTGACGCCAAAAACCTTCGCCTGGCGGGGTACCCGGATGGCGTGAACCCCCTGGAGGACGGCAGCCTCGACAACTATTCTGTGGTCAAACTGGACGTCACTAAAATGACCCGGGAAGCCCTGAAGGAATATACCCTGGGGACGAAGGAAAAAGACCGGGCTAAAAACATGTTTGTCCTGGGCTATCTCTACTGGATGTACAACCGTAACCTCGACAGCACGGTGAGCTTCCTGGAAGAGAAGTTTGGCAAGAAAGAGGAAATCCTCGCGAGCAATATCAAAGCCCTGAAGGCGGGGTATCACTTTGGGGACACGTCGGAGACCTTTACGACCCGTTACCAGGTGCAGAAGGCCCGGATGGAACCCGGAACATACCGGTCGATCATGGGGAACCAGGCCCTGGCCTACGGGTTGATCGCGGCCTCTCAAAAGAGCGGGCTTCCCCTTTTTCTGGGGACCTATCCCATCACCCCTGCCTCGGACATCCTTCACGAACTGAGCCGGTACAAGAATTTTGGCGTCCGGACCTTCCAGGCCGAAGACGAAATCGCGGGGATCAGCGCTGCAATCGGCGCCGCTTACGGCGGTTCGCTGGGTGTGACCACGACCTCCGGCCCGGGCATGGCGCTCAAATCGGAGGCGATGGGGCTTGCCGTCATGCTGGAGATTCCCCTGTTGATCGTGGACGTTCAAAGGGGCGGACCGTCCACCGGCCTGCCGACAAAGACGGAACAAAGCGACCTGTTGCAGGCCTATTACGGCAGAAACGGGGAATGCCCCATGCCCGTCGTGGCCGCGTCTACGCCCAGCGACTGTTTTTATGCGGTCTATGAAGCCGTCCGTATCGCGGTGCAACACATGACACCCGTGATCTTCCTGAGTGACGGGTATATCGCCAACGGGGCGGAACCTTGGAAATTCCCCCAGAGTGCGGACCTGACGCCCATCGAAGTGGCTTTTAAAACCGACCTCGCTCCCGGGGAAGAAAAGTTCCAACCCTATCTCCGGGATGAAAAGCTGGTACGGCCCTGGGCTGTGCCCGGCACGCCCGGTCTCGAACACCGGATCGGCGGCCTGGAGAAACAGAATGTCACAGGCGCCGTCAGCTATGATCCCGAAAACCACCAGCAAATGGTGCGTATCCGGGAGGAAAAGGTGGACATGGTCGCGAACTATATCCCGGAGCAAACCCTCGACAGCGGTCCCGCCAAGGGTAAGGTACTGGTGCTGGGGTGGGGTTCTACCTACGGGGCCATCAAAAGCGCCGTACAGGAATTACTCACCGATGGGAAGGCTGTGGCCCACGCTCATTTGCGCCACATGCGTCCTTTTCCACGCAATGTAGGCCACATGCTGGAGCAGTATGAGACAGTGCTGATCCCCGAAATCAACAATGGCCAGCTGATCAAGATCATCCGCGACAAATACCTGATCGACGCGAAGGGCTTCCATAAGACGATGGGGATACCTATTACGAAGGCGGAGCTCGTGACCGAGATCAAAAAATACCTTTAG
- a CDS encoding outer membrane beta-barrel protein, producing MRHFGILGALLGLTLHGWAQKDTTKTGTGDTVKVGGIIIVNKDDHSDRGGDITWDSTGRIHHYRYRSHKGLSTDWFLVDFGFDNYTDNTVYTSAATQALSPGATADRFTLRNGKSINFNLWFFMSKLNLYKGVINLKYGLGIETHNYRYTSNVVYRQNPLEIVPDTISYRKNKLATDFLTLPVMINFTFNPGHSNPIGLSVGMSGGYLYSGRQKLISSEHGKQKTHSSFNLEPWRLSYIAELNLGPVGIYGELATKSMYKYGLDMTPYAVGIRLDY from the coding sequence ATGCGACATTTTGGAATTCTGGGCGCCCTTCTGGGCTTGACCCTTCATGGCTGGGCTCAAAAGGACACGACAAAAACGGGCACCGGGGACACGGTAAAGGTGGGCGGCATCATCATCGTCAACAAGGACGACCACTCCGACCGGGGCGGTGACATCACCTGGGACAGCACGGGCAGAATACACCATTATCGTTATCGTTCCCATAAAGGACTAAGCACCGACTGGTTCCTGGTTGACTTTGGTTTTGATAACTATACGGACAACACCGTTTATACGTCTGCCGCTACCCAGGCGCTGTCCCCCGGGGCCACCGCCGACCGGTTTACACTTAGGAACGGCAAGTCCATCAACTTCAACCTTTGGTTTTTCATGTCAAAGCTGAACCTTTATAAAGGGGTCATCAACCTGAAGTATGGGCTTGGCATCGAAACCCACAACTATCGCTATACCAGCAACGTCGTCTACCGGCAGAACCCCCTGGAAATCGTACCGGACACGATTAGTTACCGGAAAAACAAACTGGCCACCGACTTCCTGACGCTACCTGTCATGATCAACTTTACCTTTAACCCCGGGCACTCCAACCCCATCGGCCTGAGCGTAGGTATGAGCGGCGGCTACCTTTATTCCGGGCGGCAAAAGCTGATCAGCTCCGAACACGGCAAACAAAAGACCCACAGCAGCTTTAACCTCGAACCCTGGCGTCTTTCCTACATCGCGGAGCTCAACCTCGGACCGGTCGGCATCTACGGGGAGCTGGCCACCAAGTCGATGTACAAATACGGGCTCGACATGACGCCTTATGCGGTAGGTATCCGTCTGGACTATTAA
- the nth gene encoding endonuclease III: MTIQQRYQFIIDYFQEHAPNAETELIYDNPYQLLVAVILSAQCTDKRVNMTTPAIFARYPDPEALAKAEVDDVFQLIRSISYPNNKAKHLVGMAKMLVGQFHGQVPLTVDELVTLPGVGRKTANVITSVVDNQPNMAVDTHVFRVAARIGLTRNARTPLAAEKQLVSHFPEALIHKAHHWLILHGRYVCLARSPKCEECGVQPACLYFQKQLRAAKT; the protein is encoded by the coding sequence ATGACCATCCAGCAACGGTACCAGTTCATCATCGACTATTTCCAGGAACACGCACCCAATGCGGAAACGGAGCTTATCTACGACAACCCCTACCAGCTCCTGGTAGCCGTCATCCTTTCTGCACAATGCACCGATAAGCGGGTAAATATGACCACTCCCGCTATTTTTGCGCGCTATCCGGACCCGGAAGCCCTGGCAAAAGCCGAGGTGGACGACGTTTTCCAACTCATCCGGAGCATTTCTTATCCGAACAACAAGGCAAAACACCTCGTCGGGATGGCCAAAATGCTGGTCGGCCAATTTCATGGACAGGTTCCCCTGACGGTGGACGAGTTGGTCACCCTGCCTGGTGTCGGCCGGAAAACCGCCAACGTCATTACTTCGGTGGTAGACAACCAGCCGAATATGGCGGTCGATACCCACGTCTTCCGGGTGGCCGCGCGCATCGGGCTCACCAGGAATGCGCGGACGCCGCTGGCCGCGGAAAAACAGCTGGTCAGCCACTTTCCCGAAGCCTTGATCCATAAGGCCCATCACTGGCTCATCCTTCATGGCCGTTACGTATGCCTGGCGCGTTCCCCCAAATGCGAGGAGTGCGGGGTCCAACCGGCCTGTCTTTATTTCCAGAAACAACTTAGGGCTGCAAAGACCTGA
- the acs gene encoding acetate--CoA ligase, with translation MSYSYQIGSLEQYHEAYRKSVEDPEGFWAEIARTFTWKKPWDKVLEWNFKEPNVKWFIGGQLNITENCLDRHLESKADQPAIIWESNDPNEHHRVLTYRRLHFKVCQFAWVLKNNGVKKGDRVCIYMGMVPELAIAVLACARIGAIHSVIFGGFSAQSIADRLQDAKAEYIITCDGAYRGNKTIPLKPVIDDALVTCPFVKTVIVHTRTRTPVSMIKGRDLWWEDEINRVETQGNPDFPAETMDAEDPLFILYTSGSTGKPKGVVHSSAGYMIYTNYSFVNVFQNKPGDVHFCTADIGWITGHSYIVYGPLSAGATSLMFEGIPTFPDAGRFWAIVDKYKVNILYTAPTAIRSLMVFGTDFVTPYKLDSLRVLGTVGEPINEEAWHWYDEQIGKKRCPIVDTWWQTETGGILISNLAGVTPAIPAHATLPLPGVQPVLVDENGKEVKGNGVSGNLCIKFPWPSIIRTTYGDHERCRTTYFATYENMYFTGDGALRDEKGNYRITGRVDDVLNVSGHRIGTAEVENAINMHYGVVESAVVGYPHEIKGQGIYAYVIYSGKREDEELIRKDISATVSRIIGPIAKPDKIQFVTGLPKTRSGKIMRRILRKIAEGELQNLGDTTTLLDPAVVEEIKTGKQ, from the coding sequence ATGTCATACTCTTATCAGATAGGTTCCCTGGAACAATACCACGAAGCGTACCGCAAAAGCGTGGAGGACCCGGAAGGATTTTGGGCGGAGATCGCCCGGACATTTACCTGGAAAAAGCCCTGGGACAAGGTCCTGGAGTGGAATTTCAAGGAGCCTAACGTTAAGTGGTTTATCGGAGGGCAGCTCAATATCACGGAGAACTGCCTCGACCGGCACCTGGAGAGCAAGGCGGATCAGCCGGCTATCATCTGGGAGTCGAACGACCCGAATGAACACCACCGGGTGCTGACATACCGCCGGCTGCACTTCAAGGTTTGCCAGTTCGCGTGGGTGTTGAAGAATAACGGCGTGAAAAAAGGAGACAGGGTTTGCATCTATATGGGAATGGTTCCGGAATTGGCGATAGCCGTGCTGGCTTGCGCACGTATAGGCGCTATCCACTCGGTGATCTTTGGGGGCTTTTCGGCCCAGTCCATCGCCGACCGGCTCCAGGACGCCAAGGCAGAGTATATCATCACCTGTGACGGCGCCTACCGCGGGAACAAAACCATCCCGCTGAAGCCGGTTATCGACGACGCCCTCGTCACCTGTCCTTTTGTAAAAACAGTGATCGTCCACACCAGGACGCGGACCCCGGTGAGTATGATTAAAGGCAGAGACTTATGGTGGGAGGATGAAATCAACCGCGTGGAGACCCAGGGTAACCCGGACTTCCCCGCGGAAACGATGGATGCGGAGGATCCCCTTTTTATCCTTTATACGTCGGGCTCCACGGGCAAGCCCAAAGGGGTGGTTCACAGCAGCGCCGGGTACATGATCTATACAAACTATTCTTTTGTCAACGTATTCCAGAATAAACCGGGTGACGTCCATTTTTGTACGGCGGACATCGGCTGGATCACGGGGCACAGTTATATCGTATATGGCCCGTTGAGTGCGGGCGCTACGTCCCTGATGTTTGAAGGCATTCCTACCTTCCCGGATGCGGGACGGTTTTGGGCCATAGTGGATAAGTATAAGGTCAACATCCTATATACCGCCCCGACCGCCATCCGTTCCCTGATGGTTTTCGGGACCGACTTTGTCACCCCCTACAAACTGGATTCGCTCCGGGTACTGGGTACCGTTGGCGAACCCATCAACGAAGAAGCCTGGCACTGGTATGACGAACAGATCGGGAAAAAGCGCTGTCCTATCGTGGATACCTGGTGGCAAACGGAGACGGGGGGCATCCTTATTTCCAATCTTGCAGGAGTGACGCCCGCCATACCGGCCCACGCCACTCTTCCCCTGCCCGGTGTGCAACCGGTGCTGGTGGACGAAAACGGCAAAGAGGTCAAAGGGAACGGTGTCAGCGGAAACCTTTGTATAAAATTCCCCTGGCCGTCCATCATCAGGACTACTTATGGAGACCACGAGCGATGCCGGACCACCTATTTCGCCACGTACGAAAATATGTATTTCACCGGCGACGGTGCTCTCCGGGATGAAAAGGGCAACTACCGCATCACGGGCCGGGTGGACGACGTCCTAAACGTCAGTGGACACAGGATCGGTACCGCAGAAGTCGAGAACGCCATCAACATGCACTATGGCGTGGTGGAAAGCGCCGTGGTTGGTTACCCGCACGAGATCAAAGGGCAGGGAATCTACGCCTACGTCATCTACAGCGGGAAAAGGGAAGACGAAGAACTCATCCGGAAAGATATATCCGCCACTGTCAGCCGCATCATCGGCCCGATCGCCAAACCCGACAAGATCCAGTTTGTGACCGGCCTGCCTAAAACGCGTTCGGGCAAGATCATGCGGCGCATTCTGCGGAAGATCGCGGAAGGGGAATTGCAAAATCTGGGAGATACGACCACTTTGCTCGACCCCGCGGTGGTGGAGGAAATCAAGACCGGGAAGCAGTAG
- a CDS encoding FUSC family protein, translated as MDYAAEFKKFLTSHQTSLAVRVTFSVVLPPLVFYNLGHLAIGAAMSIGALCTSLTDTPGPPHHRRNGFYASIALNCITAFIVGLTNSWHIVLGAEIVFFSFLFSFLSVFGTRAGSVGNLALLVLILMIDSKKSQTQVLLNSLYIALGGVWYAFISLVLYRIFPYRLAQQAVGESIISVSRYFRIKARFYETSGGFEDAYNALMKEQVVLQEQQAQVRELLFKTRRIVNDSTIKSRVLLMMFVDSVDLFEMILSSQQDYNVLHEQFDGSGILGEVGDLILRMADTLESIGLAVQASDAYRIAPDNSLKSLERTLDSIRDKVPPEGYTSLRHIFQNIRDIRERMHRLSLYTHYDGLTGTGNKGEIDYTRFITHTPIDAQVFVDNLNMRSQVFRHSIRLALAMLVGYIVSRFLPWGHGYWILLSISVILKPIFGSTKRLYFQRLGGTLVGAAAGGLLLYFVANGPVLMTVMIVTMIIGYSVQKRDFFIYSILVTVFVLIAFHFLYNHDFREIVRDRVVDTAIGSFIALGAGFIFIPSWSHETMRESMRAMIRANQRYFALVARSYTGNTASVNDFKVARKEAFVALANLSDNFQRILTEPRSKRQNVSFMHQFVVSCQMFTAHTASLAYYEQTLQKRYALENFDGVVREVNVHLDDARRLLGDEPAARQAAAESGGNAPVEPESDPTRLSARHTVADQFDILHTLSRDIENAVRKYGRAAA; from the coding sequence ATGGACTACGCGGCCGAATTCAAAAAATTTTTAACCAGCCACCAGACGAGCCTGGCCGTCCGTGTCACGTTCAGCGTGGTTCTTCCCCCTCTTGTCTTTTATAACCTCGGCCACCTGGCCATCGGCGCGGCCATGTCCATTGGCGCCCTCTGTACCAGCCTTACCGACACACCGGGCCCGCCGCACCACCGGCGCAACGGGTTTTATGCCAGCATTGCCCTCAATTGCATCACCGCTTTCATCGTCGGGCTCACGAATTCCTGGCACATCGTCCTCGGCGCTGAGATCGTGTTCTTTAGTTTCCTTTTCAGTTTTCTCTCCGTCTTTGGAACCCGGGCGGGTTCGGTGGGCAACCTTGCCCTGCTTGTCCTGATCCTCATGATCGACTCTAAAAAATCACAGACACAGGTCTTGCTCAACAGCCTGTACATTGCCCTGGGCGGCGTCTGGTATGCCTTTATAAGTCTTGTCCTGTACCGCATCTTTCCCTACCGGCTGGCACAGCAGGCGGTGGGCGAGTCCATTATCTCGGTCTCCCGGTATTTCCGGATAAAAGCCCGGTTCTATGAAACTTCCGGCGGGTTCGAGGACGCGTACAACGCCCTGATGAAGGAACAGGTTGTCCTCCAGGAACAGCAGGCCCAGGTAAGGGAGCTGCTTTTCAAAACGCGCCGGATCGTCAACGACTCCACTATTAAAAGCCGCGTCCTTTTGATGATGTTCGTCGATTCGGTGGACTTGTTCGAAATGATCCTTTCTTCGCAGCAGGACTATAACGTCCTCCACGAACAGTTTGACGGCAGCGGGATCCTGGGAGAAGTGGGAGACCTCATCCTCCGTATGGCCGACACCCTGGAGTCCATCGGCCTTGCCGTCCAGGCTTCCGATGCGTACCGGATAGCGCCGGACAACAGCCTGAAGTCGCTCGAACGTACCCTCGACAGCATCAGGGACAAAGTTCCACCCGAAGGATACACGAGCCTCCGGCACATCTTTCAGAACATCCGCGACATCCGGGAACGCATGCACCGGCTGAGCCTTTACACGCACTACGACGGGCTTACCGGCACCGGCAACAAAGGCGAGATCGACTATACACGTTTTATTACCCACACCCCCATCGATGCCCAGGTTTTTGTGGACAATCTAAACATGCGGTCCCAGGTTTTCCGGCATTCGATACGGCTTGCCCTGGCAATGCTCGTGGGTTATATCGTTTCCCGGTTTCTGCCCTGGGGGCATGGCTACTGGATCTTGCTCAGCATCTCGGTTATCCTCAAACCCATCTTTGGTTCAACCAAAAGACTCTACTTCCAGCGGCTCGGGGGAACCTTGGTGGGCGCCGCTGCCGGGGGCCTGTTGTTATATTTTGTAGCCAACGGCCCGGTGCTCATGACCGTCATGATCGTGACGATGATCATCGGGTATAGCGTTCAAAAAAGGGACTTCTTCATCTATTCCATTCTCGTCACGGTCTTTGTCCTGATCGCCTTTCATTTCCTGTACAACCACGACTTCCGGGAGATCGTCCGGGACCGGGTCGTGGACACGGCCATTGGATCGTTTATCGCACTGGGCGCAGGTTTTATTTTCATACCCAGCTGGTCACACGAGACCATGCGGGAGTCCATGCGGGCAATGATCCGCGCCAACCAGCGCTATTTTGCCCTCGTAGCGCGCTCCTATACGGGGAATACCGCTTCCGTAAACGACTTCAAGGTCGCCCGTAAGGAGGCCTTTGTGGCCCTGGCCAATCTTTCGGATAACTTCCAGCGCATCCTCACCGAACCCCGCAGCAAGCGACAGAACGTGTCCTTTATGCACCAGTTCGTGGTCTCCTGCCAGATGTTTACGGCGCATACCGCGTCCCTGGCCTATTACGAACAGACCCTGCAAAAACGGTATGCGCTGGAAAATTTTGACGGCGTTGTCCGCGAGGTGAATGTGCACCTGGACGACGCGAGAAGATTGCTGGGCGACGAACCCGCGGCGCGCCAGGCGGCGGCTGAAAGCGGGGGCAACGCGCCCGTTGAGCCCGAATCCGACCCAACGCGTTTATCCGCCCGTCACACCGTTGCCGACCAGTTCGACATCCTCCACACCCTGTCCCGGGACATCGAGAATGCCGTCCGCAAATACGGCCGCGCCGCGGCCTGA
- a CDS encoding L,D-transpeptidase family protein, which produces MTTIPSGRLLLACSIFCLFASTQICKAQALVSAGAGKVASTTGYLIIVDKAANALYVYNERGRILTYRAVFGEGEPGDKLMEGDNKTPLGLFHVIAKKIHPQWGPFLLLDYPTQDSYRKFNEAKAEGRIPASAHIGGGIGIHGTRWNEDFAVDRLQNWTWGCISVKHEEARYLYDLIPVGTEVLVR; this is translated from the coding sequence ATGACAACGATACCCTCCGGGCGTCTGCTGCTGGCATGCAGCATCTTTTGCCTGTTTGCCTCTACTCAAATCTGTAAAGCACAAGCTTTGGTTTCCGCGGGTGCGGGAAAGGTCGCCAGCACGACGGGTTACCTGATTATCGTCGACAAGGCTGCCAACGCATTATATGTTTATAATGAGCGGGGCCGCATCCTGACGTACAGGGCGGTTTTTGGAGAGGGGGAGCCCGGCGACAAACTGATGGAAGGGGACAACAAGACACCCCTGGGTTTGTTTCACGTCATTGCCAAAAAGATACACCCCCAATGGGGGCCCTTTCTCCTCCTGGATTATCCTACCCAGGACAGTTACAGAAAATTCAACGAGGCCAAGGCGGAAGGACGCATACCCGCATCCGCGCATATCGGCGGTGGCATCGGTATCCACGGAACCCGCTGGAACGAGGACTTCGCCGTGGACCGGCTCCAGAACTGGACATGGGGTTGCATTTCCGTAAAACACGAGGAGGCGCGCTATCTGTATGACCTCATCCCGGTCGGCACCGAGGTCCTGGTCCGCTGA